The following proteins are encoded in a genomic region of Methanoculleus bourgensis MS2:
- the polX gene encoding DNA polymerase/3'-5' exonuclease PolX: protein MERLARLTNIEVAAVLYEVADLLEIKGVRFKPHAYRRAAQAIETLPEDIADVAREGRLGEIPGVGKGIAGKVMEVVETGSLGYLESLREELPEGVQELTRIEGIGPKKALVLSRELGIRTIDDLEAAATAGRIRDLPGFGEKTEQNILAGIQMSRMAGKRHLLGYILPTARVIERRLSSLGSVGQVSLAGSIRRRKETIGDLDLLATSTRPEEVMEVFATLPGVSRVLARGTTKTSVVLETGLQVDLRVVEEKHYGAALQYFTGSKEHNIALRKLAIARNWRLNEYGLVDLADGRMIAGEDEAGVYRALGLSWIEPELREDRGEIEAARTGTLPDLVGYGSIRGDLHVHTRWSEGAHSIEEMAEAAQGLGYEYIAICDHAETLHIARGLSPERLADQVREIERLNREFDGEFTILAGTECNIDMDGRIDLPDSILADLDVVVASVHSGFKQPEREMTDRVIAAMQNDHVDIIGHPTGRILLSREPCQIDLATIFEAAAALGVLMEINAFPGRLDLSDVNCRLAQGFGVRFSLGSDAHNRGNLRYMEFGVATARRGWLAADDIANTRSLEDLRGFLRS from the coding sequence ATGGAGAGGCTTGCGAGGCTGACCAACATCGAGGTCGCGGCGGTCCTCTACGAGGTCGCCGACCTCCTCGAGATCAAGGGCGTCCGGTTCAAACCGCATGCCTACCGGCGGGCGGCGCAGGCGATCGAGACCCTGCCCGAGGATATCGCCGATGTTGCGCGGGAGGGGCGTCTCGGTGAGATCCCCGGGGTCGGGAAGGGTATCGCCGGAAAGGTCATGGAGGTCGTCGAGACCGGCAGCCTCGGCTATCTCGAATCCCTGCGTGAAGAACTCCCGGAGGGCGTGCAGGAACTCACCCGGATCGAGGGTATCGGGCCGAAGAAGGCGCTCGTTCTCTCCCGGGAGCTCGGTATCCGGACCATCGACGACCTGGAGGCGGCAGCAACGGCAGGCCGGATCCGCGATCTCCCCGGGTTTGGGGAGAAGACCGAGCAGAACATCCTTGCCGGCATCCAGATGAGCAGGATGGCGGGGAAGCGCCACCTCCTCGGCTACATCCTTCCGACTGCCCGCGTGATCGAGCGACGGCTCTCATCGCTCGGGTCGGTCGGGCAGGTGAGCCTCGCCGGCTCGATACGCCGCAGGAAGGAGACGATCGGGGACCTTGATCTCCTTGCCACATCCACGCGCCCTGAGGAGGTGATGGAGGTCTTCGCCACCCTTCCTGGGGTCTCGCGGGTCCTTGCCCGGGGGACGACGAAGACCTCGGTGGTGCTCGAGACCGGGCTCCAGGTCGACCTTCGGGTGGTGGAGGAGAAGCACTACGGGGCCGCGCTCCAGTACTTCACCGGATCAAAGGAGCACAACATCGCCCTCCGAAAACTCGCCATCGCACGGAACTGGCGGCTGAACGAGTACGGGCTCGTTGACCTTGCAGACGGCCGCATGATCGCGGGGGAGGATGAGGCCGGAGTCTACCGGGCCCTCGGTCTCTCCTGGATCGAGCCGGAACTCAGGGAGGACCGCGGCGAGATCGAGGCCGCACGGACCGGAACCCTGCCTGATCTCGTCGGGTACGGGTCGATCCGTGGCGACCTCCACGTCCATACTCGCTGGAGCGAGGGCGCCCACTCGATCGAGGAGATGGCGGAGGCGGCGCAGGGGCTTGGCTATGAGTATATCGCTATCTGCGACCATGCAGAGACCCTCCATATCGCCCGCGGCCTCTCCCCGGAACGCCTGGCCGACCAGGTGCGCGAGATCGAACGGCTCAACCGGGAGTTTGACGGCGAGTTTACCATCCTTGCCGGGACCGAGTGCAACATCGATATGGACGGCAGGATAGACCTCCCTGACAGCATCCTTGCCGACCTCGACGTGGTGGTGGCAAGCGTCCACTCCGGGTTCAAGCAGCCGGAACGGGAGATGACGGATCGGGTCATCGCGGCGATGCAGAACGATCATGTCGATATCATCGGCCACCCGACCGGCCGGATCCTCCTCTCGCGGGAGCCCTGCCAGATCGACCTCGCCACGATCTTTGAGGCCGCTGCAGCCCTCGGCGTCCTCATGGAGATCAACGCGTTCCCGGGAAGGCTTGACCTCTCGGACGTCAACTGCCGCCTGGCCCAGGGATTCGGCGTTCGGTTCTCACTCGGCTCGGACGCGCACAACCGGGGGAACCTCCGCTACATGGAGTTCGGTGTCGCGACCGCCCGGCGGGGCTGGCTTGCGGCGGACGATATCGCAAACACCCGTTCACTTGAGGACCTAAGAGGGTTCTTGCGCTCTTAG
- a CDS encoding FKBP-type peptidyl-prolyl cis-trans isomerase, whose product MAQAKEGDTVRVHYTGKLEDGTVFDTSSERAPMEFTIGEGEIIPGFEQAVIGMEPGETKTARIPPEEAYGPHRDDMTLSVDRDQFPADINPEPGQQLQIQQSGGRVAIVTVSDVSESTVTLDANHPLAGQPLTFDIQLVDIVQQVTSGRPL is encoded by the coding sequence ATGGCACAGGCAAAAGAAGGCGACACCGTCAGGGTGCATTACACCGGAAAACTCGAAGATGGCACGGTCTTTGACACCTCCAGCGAGAGAGCTCCCATGGAGTTCACCATCGGTGAGGGGGAGATCATCCCGGGGTTCGAGCAGGCTGTGATCGGCATGGAACCGGGAGAGACGAAGACCGCACGGATCCCGCCCGAAGAGGCTTACGGCCCCCACCGTGACGATATGACACTTTCGGTAGACCGGGACCAGTTCCCGGCTGACATCAACCCGGAACCGGGCCAGCAACTCCAGATCCAGCAGTCGGGCGGCAGGGTGGCCATCGTCACCGTCAGCGACGTCTCAGAGTCGACCGTGACGCTGGACGCCAACCACCCGCTGGCCGGTCAACCCCTGACGTTTGACATCCAGCTTGTGGATATCGTCCAGCAGGTAACCTCCGGTCGCCCGCTCTAA
- a CDS encoding uracil-DNA glycosylase family protein, with product MDARSSPPLSAAEVYLRYAAGRPQLRGVILPGLLPHMACGAAYRRPGRVKVLFVAESPPWAAGRQEVLRPRDCKRPDYPYFWNDRYDTRHRRAMAPLSGGLAENLFWLLGLDGESRRENLELFAGEGFFLVDTVKCVFRKNRKPAIPADLIRVSAREVLAPEVAALAPEYVVVLGNTALAGLREIELYASALAGVGKITQTPPEDLFEEHRLLCVPYPGGHNRRYLDRIESVFAAIRDLV from the coding sequence ATGGATGCCCGGTCTTCTCCACCGCTGAGTGCTGCAGAGGTCTACCTGCGGTACGCTGCCGGGCGGCCGCAGCTCCGGGGGGTCATTCTGCCCGGACTCCTGCCCCACATGGCCTGCGGCGCCGCGTACCGCAGGCCCGGCCGCGTGAAGGTGCTCTTCGTCGCCGAGTCCCCGCCCTGGGCCGCCGGGCGGCAGGAGGTTCTCAGGCCCCGCGACTGCAAGCGCCCCGACTACCCCTACTTCTGGAACGATCGCTACGATACGCGGCACCGCCGGGCGATGGCGCCGCTCTCGGGCGGGCTTGCTGAGAACCTCTTCTGGCTGCTCGGGCTCGATGGGGAGTCGCGCCGGGAGAACCTGGAGCTCTTCGCGGGCGAGGGATTCTTCCTGGTCGATACGGTGAAGTGCGTCTTCCGGAAGAACCGGAAACCGGCTATCCCGGCCGACCTCATCCGGGTGAGCGCCCGGGAGGTCCTTGCCCCAGAGGTTGCCGCTCTCGCCCCGGAGTACGTCGTCGTCCTCGGGAATACAGCGCTTGCAGGGCTTCGGGAGATTGAGCTCTATGCGAGCGCTCTTGCGGGGGTCGGGAAGATTACACAGACCCCTCCTGAGGACCTCTTTGAGGAGCACCGCCTCCTCTGCGTGCCCTACCCGGGCGGGCACAACCGGCGCTACCTGGACCGGATCGAGTCGGTGTTTGCGGCCATCAGGGACCTGGTGTAG
- a CDS encoding glycosyltransferase, producing the protein MAYMDGITCICDNGRTLEDHRPIVGDDVISGIYRKAASLRGKRVLHVNSTYQSGGVAEMILSLVPLMNNVGIDTRWNILNGDGEFFAITKNFHNALQGQAVAFSDEEKDLYLQTNEAFSGQMAIDHDLVVIHDPQPLPLIRFYRKTQPWVWRCHVDLSNPNPALWEFLKGFVLDYDRMVISHEHYRRRGMPMEQWICRPAIDPLSEKNRDLSEAETAALLAKYGVPTDKPLVTQISRFDKWKDPLGVVEVFSEVKRHVDCRLVLCGSMAPDDPEGWAIYRQVEDAARPLIDAGDVILITAEDHLLVNALQRASAVILQKSLREGFGLTVTEGLWKGRPVIASRVGGIPLQIEDGVTGFLLDPTDTEGFAWRVRQVLENPDLGERLGRAGKEHVRQHFLITRLLSDYLDMLNAELTIQEA; encoded by the coding sequence ATGGCATACATGGACGGAATCACCTGCATCTGCGATAACGGCCGGACGCTCGAGGACCACCGGCCCATCGTCGGCGACGATGTCATCTCCGGGATCTACCGCAAGGCGGCGAGCCTCCGGGGGAAGCGGGTCCTTCACGTGAACTCAACCTACCAGAGCGGCGGCGTAGCGGAGATGATCCTCTCGCTCGTGCCGCTCATGAACAACGTCGGGATCGATACCCGGTGGAACATCTTAAACGGTGATGGCGAATTCTTTGCCATCACCAAGAACTTCCATAACGCGCTCCAGGGGCAGGCAGTCGCGTTCTCGGACGAGGAGAAAGATCTCTACCTACAGACAAACGAGGCCTTCTCGGGTCAGATGGCGATCGACCACGACCTGGTGGTCATCCACGACCCGCAACCCCTGCCCCTGATCAGGTTCTACCGGAAAACCCAGCCCTGGGTCTGGCGGTGCCACGTCGACCTCTCAAACCCGAACCCGGCCCTCTGGGAGTTCCTCAAAGGCTTCGTCCTGGATTACGACCGGATGGTCATCTCGCACGAGCACTACCGACGCCGCGGGATGCCGATGGAGCAGTGGATCTGCCGGCCGGCGATCGACCCGCTCTCTGAGAAGAACCGCGACCTCTCTGAGGCGGAGACTGCGGCCCTCCTTGCGAAATACGGGGTGCCGACCGACAAACCGCTGGTCACCCAGATCTCGCGGTTCGACAAGTGGAAGGACCCCCTGGGTGTTGTCGAGGTCTTCAGCGAGGTGAAGCGGCACGTCGACTGCAGGCTGGTCCTCTGCGGGAGCATGGCCCCCGACGACCCGGAAGGCTGGGCGATCTACCGGCAGGTCGAGGATGCGGCACGCCCGCTCATCGATGCCGGCGACGTCATCCTGATCACTGCCGAGGACCACCTGCTGGTCAACGCCCTGCAGCGGGCTTCGGCCGTCATCCTCCAGAAATCGCTCCGCGAGGGGTTCGGCCTGACCGTCACCGAGGGACTCTGGAAGGGCCGGCCGGTCATCGCGTCCCGTGTCGGTGGCATACCGCTCCAGATCGAGGATGGGGTGACCGGGTTCCTCCTCGACCCGACCGATACAGAAGGGTTTGCCTGGCGGGTCAGGCAGGTCCTTGAGAACCCGGACCTCGGGGAGCGGCTCGGACGGGCCGGCAAAGAGCATGTCAGGCAGCACTTCCTGATTACCCGTCTCCTCTCCGACTACCTGGACATGCTTAACGCGGAACTTACGATCCAGGAAGCCTGA
- a CDS encoding HNH endonuclease domain-containing protein has translation MDLAQYRRINNIIERDSADATYKYALLRGVIEICQQFSHLREEDGDQVSFPLGLLVEKWLLYYYPIFAAPTFIPQKNGETQDLDAGKTISFRKHFAPVIDYYRDRGGISVFYSDYIRGSVPEEIGPAFRILVKEIRNTIVRMPMKHLGYSQSKEHYSVFDYDRPLYRLSSDSPVDRSHLIENFGRFFLSRDLCTVFEYFGSFISGEECLLKKWAAFTASADKTGTVTEECMLSLLTRTPTTERAIADARNIYRSVFEEGGSLACVWSGKAIPSPDAMHIDHVLPFSVWKNNDLWNLLPALDSVNAQKRDRIPDPALLKSRKEHVIGYWGLLHDHVPRPFEREISVSLLGLQAPRSDWQDRAFEHLTEKCAYLIDVRGYAAWAI, from the coding sequence ATGGATCTCGCCCAATACCGCCGGATCAACAACATCATAGAACGCGACAGTGCCGACGCGACGTACAAGTATGCCCTCCTCCGGGGCGTCATCGAGATCTGCCAGCAGTTCTCGCACCTGCGGGAGGAAGACGGCGATCAGGTCTCGTTCCCGCTCGGGCTGCTCGTCGAGAAGTGGCTGCTCTACTATTATCCAATCTTTGCAGCCCCGACGTTCATCCCGCAGAAGAACGGGGAAACACAGGATCTGGACGCAGGGAAGACCATCTCGTTCCGGAAGCATTTTGCGCCGGTCATCGATTATTACAGAGACCGGGGCGGGATCTCGGTCTTCTACAGCGACTATATCCGCGGTTCAGTCCCGGAGGAGATCGGGCCGGCGTTCCGGATACTGGTCAAAGAGATCCGGAATACCATCGTCAGGATGCCGATGAAGCACCTCGGGTACTCGCAGTCGAAGGAGCACTACTCGGTCTTCGATTACGATCGCCCGTTATACCGGCTGTCCAGCGACAGCCCGGTCGACCGGTCCCACCTGATCGAGAACTTCGGCCGGTTCTTCCTCTCCCGTGACCTCTGCACGGTCTTTGAGTACTTTGGGAGCTTCATCTCCGGGGAGGAGTGCCTGCTGAAGAAATGGGCCGCATTCACCGCATCGGCGGACAAAACGGGAACCGTCACCGAGGAGTGCATGCTCTCCCTGCTCACCAGGACCCCGACGACCGAACGGGCGATTGCGGATGCACGGAATATCTACCGGTCGGTCTTCGAGGAAGGGGGGTCGCTCGCCTGTGTCTGGTCAGGGAAGGCCATTCCCTCACCGGACGCGATGCACATCGACCATGTCCTCCCGTTCTCGGTCTGGAAGAACAACGACCTCTGGAACCTCCTCCCCGCCCTCGATTCCGTCAATGCCCAGAAACGCGACCGCATCCCCGATCCGGCGCTCCTCAAGTCCCGAAAGGAACACGTCATCGGCTACTGGGGCCTCCTCCACGACCACGTCCCCCGCCCGTTTGAGCGGGAGATCTCGGTCTCGCTTCTTGGGCTGCAGGCGCCGCGGAGCGACTGGCAGGACCGGGCGTTCGAGCACCTCACCGAAAAATGCGCTTACCTGATCGATGTCCGGGGGTACGCGGCATGGGCGATATGA
- a CDS encoding phospholipase D family protein, translating into MADFLDAPKVSAAFIEIIKSAEEQIFIVSPYISLAPHNKKYLQSIDDKKVPIDIVYRSDTNPKPEDLTFFKQLQSAQLYKCNDLHAKCYINELFGIITSMNLYEHSQSNNWEMGVWFSRETDPDLYIQTLEEVERILQASSPENNNQTAVAVTANQRTYKPRKPIRTISPKLKVPPKKRLFEKVVDSVLGEAAYCIRCGATIDYNPEKPYCPKCFASWARFNNPDYKEKVCHKCGTKHTTTKIRPVCNDCYKTYYR; encoded by the coding sequence ATGGCAGATTTCCTCGACGCACCGAAAGTAAGTGCAGCATTCATCGAGATCATCAAGAGCGCTGAGGAACAGATCTTCATCGTCTCTCCCTACATCAGCCTGGCCCCACACAACAAGAAATACCTCCAGAGCATTGACGACAAAAAGGTCCCCATCGACATCGTCTACCGGAGCGACACGAACCCTAAACCGGAGGACCTGACATTTTTCAAACAATTGCAGAGCGCTCAACTCTACAAGTGCAACGACCTCCACGCCAAATGCTACATCAACGAACTGTTCGGCATCATCACCTCGATGAACCTCTACGAGCACTCGCAGAGCAACAACTGGGAGATGGGCGTCTGGTTCTCCCGGGAGACCGACCCCGATCTCTACATCCAGACCCTCGAAGAGGTTGAAAGGATCCTTCAGGCAAGCAGCCCGGAGAACAACAACCAGACGGCTGTTGCAGTCACCGCGAATCAACGGACCTATAAGCCGAGAAAACCCATCAGGACCATATCGCCGAAACTGAAAGTCCCTCCGAAGAAAAGGTTGTTTGAGAAGGTCGTGGATTCAGTATTGGGAGAGGCTGCGTACTGCATCCGGTGCGGAGCGACGATCGATTATAACCCGGAGAAGCCGTACTGCCCGAAGTGCTTTGCTTCCTGGGCCCGCTTCAACAACCCAGACTACAAGGAGAAGGTCTGTCATAAGTGCGGGACCAAGCATACGACGACAAAAATCCGGCCAGTCTGCAATGACTGCTACAAGACTTACTACCGGTGA
- a CDS encoding Hsp20/alpha crystallin family protein — MAWRGTPRGLRAEFDELLADMQRQFAETMERISGATQQVPLLGGAGTMIDVREHDTDVIVVADLPGVERENISVRLLDSRTLRISARREEAREAEQAGYHMRERRIGAISRTVSLPTDVTEEEARATFKNGVLEVRLKKTVETGGRVIPVGGETGRSVAEEQRRREEERYQETRAETEPSGYLRPRDVMEEAKRVELEKRGTSEEQATAERLRKQKEDLYEEGKRKLAG; from the coding sequence ATGGCATGGAGAGGAACACCACGCGGGCTCCGGGCTGAATTTGACGAGCTGCTCGCGGATATGCAGAGGCAGTTTGCCGAGACGATGGAACGCATCTCCGGGGCCACACAGCAGGTACCCCTGCTCGGCGGCGCCGGAACGATGATCGATGTCCGGGAACACGATACAGACGTCATCGTCGTCGCCGACCTACCCGGCGTGGAGAGGGAGAACATCTCGGTCCGGCTCCTCGACTCGAGGACACTCCGGATCTCGGCCCGGCGGGAGGAGGCGCGAGAGGCGGAGCAGGCCGGATACCATATGCGGGAGCGGAGGATCGGTGCAATCTCCCGGACGGTCTCCCTCCCCACAGACGTCACAGAAGAGGAGGCACGGGCAACCTTCAAGAACGGAGTCCTTGAGGTGCGGCTGAAGAAGACCGTCGAGACCGGCGGGAGAGTTATCCCGGTGGGTGGAGAGACGGGCCGGTCAGTCGCAGAGGAGCAGAGGCGAAGAGAGGAAGAGCGGTACCAGGAGACCCGGGCGGAGACAGAGCCTTCCGGATACCTCCGCCCCCGGGACGTGATGGAAGAAGCAAAGAGGGTCGAACTGGAGAAGCGGGGGACCTCCGAGGAGCAGGCCACGGCAGAGAGGCTGCGCAAGCAGAAAGAAGATCTCTACGAGGAGGGAAAGAGGAAACTCGCCGGGTAG
- a CDS encoding DEAD/DEAH box helicase, which yields MENNITFQDFNISQKTLQAIQDMGFEEPTPIQVSTIPVILEGRDVTGQAQTGTGKTAAFGVPAIEQVDVGNRETQVLVLSPTRELAIQTAEEFARLAKHHRGLNILPIYGGQPIERQFRGLRRGAQVVVGTPGRVLDHLDRGTLSFAAVKMVVLDEADQMLDMGFREDIEKILDETPGDRQTILFSATLPGPILEISKRFQKNPEVISVARREVTVPQIEQLYLEVRSRNKLEILCRLLDMYDPELSLVFSNTKRGVDDLTAHLQARGYFAEGLHGDMKQSQRDRVMAKFRAGTIDILVATDVAARGIDVEDVDLVINYEVPQDIEYYIHRIGRTARAGRTGRAITFVGPREYYKLRTIQDYTKIRIGRIPLPTPGDVEESRTRKLVDRVQQVIDEGSLERYMTLAERIVSEDYTSLEVAAALLKLELDVGSQDLPQEIGPAGGPVLLEIPLGREHQIRPKDIVGALAGETGIPGRSIGAINIYETYSTVEVPPDAVDQVIERMKGKTIAGIRLPGPIERQ from the coding sequence ATGGAGAATAACATTACCTTCCAGGATTTCAATATCTCGCAAAAGACGCTTCAGGCGATACAAGATATGGGCTTTGAGGAGCCCACACCAATTCAGGTAAGCACAATACCCGTGATACTCGAAGGACGCGACGTCACCGGTCAGGCACAGACCGGGACCGGGAAGACGGCGGCGTTCGGCGTCCCGGCGATCGAGCAGGTCGATGTGGGGAATCGGGAGACCCAGGTCCTTGTCCTCTCCCCCACCCGGGAACTCGCCATCCAGACCGCCGAGGAGTTCGCCCGTCTGGCGAAGCACCACCGCGGCCTCAACATCCTCCCAATCTATGGCGGCCAGCCGATCGAGCGGCAGTTCCGCGGGTTACGCCGCGGCGCCCAGGTCGTCGTCGGGACGCCCGGGCGGGTGCTCGACCACCTCGACCGCGGGACCCTCTCGTTTGCCGCGGTGAAGATGGTCGTCCTCGATGAGGCTGACCAGATGCTGGACATGGGCTTCCGGGAGGATATCGAGAAGATCCTCGACGAGACCCCGGGAGACCGGCAGACCATCCTCTTCTCGGCCACCCTCCCCGGACCGATCCTTGAGATCTCAAAGAGGTTCCAGAAGAACCCCGAGGTCATATCGGTCGCACGCCGGGAAGTGACCGTCCCGCAGATCGAGCAACTCTACCTTGAGGTACGGAGCAGGAACAAACTCGAGATCCTCTGCCGGCTGCTCGATATGTATGACCCTGAACTCTCGCTCGTCTTCTCAAACACCAAACGTGGCGTCGACGACCTGACTGCCCACCTCCAGGCCCGGGGCTACTTCGCCGAAGGCCTCCACGGAGACATGAAGCAGTCCCAGCGGGACCGGGTGATGGCAAAATTCCGCGCAGGAACCATCGATATCCTCGTCGCCACCGACGTCGCCGCCCGGGGCATCGATGTCGAGGACGTCGACCTGGTCATCAACTACGAAGTCCCGCAGGATATCGAGTACTACATCCACCGCATCGGCCGGACGGCGCGTGCCGGGCGCACAGGGCGGGCCATCACGTTCGTAGGCCCGAGAGAATACTACAAACTCAGGACGATCCAGGACTACACAAAGATCAGGATCGGCCGCATCCCGCTCCCGACGCCGGGAGACGTCGAGGAGAGCCGGACGCGGAAACTCGTCGACCGGGTGCAGCAGGTCATCGACGAAGGCAGCCTCGAACGCTACATGACCCTCGCTGAACGGATCGTATCCGAAGACTACACGTCGCTTGAGGTTGCCGCCGCCCTCCTGAAACTGGAACTCGACGTGGGCAGCCAGGACCTCCCACAGGAGATCGGACCAGCCGGGGGGCCGGTCCTCCTTGAGATCCCGCTTGGAAGGGAGCACCAGATCAGGCCGAAGGATATCGTCGGGGCACTCGCGGGCGAGACCGGAATTCCCGGCAGGTCCATCGGCGCGATCAACATCTACGAGACCTACTCCACCGTCGAAGTGCCCCCTGACGCCGTTGACCAGGTCATCGAACGGATGAAAGGAAAGACCATCGCGGGGATCAGGCTGCCGGGCCCGATCGAGAGGCAGTAA
- a CDS encoding metallophosphoesterase family protein — MPPPSQIAFRPFRFVHTADLHLGSRVMSLPGADQKISADLADATYGAWREIIDLCIREAVDFLLVAGDVYDSADKNIRAQLQFKEGLKRLGENGIAAYIVRGNHDPDDAWSRSIAMPENAFIFSSKEPEVVIHRDQEGRPLAAIAGMSFATAYIRDNLAEQFPQREEEWPYTIGLLHCSVGGARGHEPYAPCSIQDLRQCGYDYWALGHIHQPTVLDSGDPHIVYAGNPQGRDMGETGERGCRLVTVGADGAVEVEDVRTCGHLWKEIEIDVSGSEDLGILEEEIRRNLAMVSEEEGVSVVGRLILAGATTLHRELVAKGGIAALEDRLIEDPPAGRYPFYPERIVCRTVPVIDRDAALARDDILGEICRQSDLAISSEDGRSRLREEISSLYQSYAQVYTSGLDDEEFDAIIREAEGLLLSQLSEGGEE; from the coding sequence ATGCCTCCCCCGTCCCAAATCGCTTTCCGCCCCTTTCGCTTTGTGCATACCGCTGATCTCCACCTTGGAAGCCGGGTCATGAGCCTCCCCGGGGCAGATCAGAAAATTTCTGCTGATCTGGCCGATGCAACCTACGGTGCCTGGAGGGAGATAATAGACCTCTGTATAAGGGAAGCAGTCGACTTCCTGCTGGTCGCAGGTGACGTCTACGACAGCGCAGACAAGAACATCCGGGCACAACTCCAGTTCAAAGAAGGGCTTAAACGACTCGGCGAGAATGGCATCGCCGCATACATCGTCCGTGGCAATCACGACCCGGATGATGCATGGTCACGATCGATCGCGATGCCGGAGAATGCCTTCATCTTCTCATCTAAAGAACCGGAGGTCGTCATCCATCGCGACCAGGAAGGGCGACCTCTTGCGGCAATCGCAGGGATGAGTTTTGCGACAGCCTATATCCGCGATAATCTTGCGGAGCAGTTCCCTCAACGTGAGGAGGAATGGCCCTACACGATAGGCCTTCTCCACTGTAGCGTTGGAGGAGCCCGGGGCCATGAACCGTATGCTCCGTGCAGTATCCAGGACCTCAGGCAATGTGGTTATGACTACTGGGCGTTGGGCCATATCCATCAGCCCACAGTCCTTGATTCTGGAGATCCACACATTGTCTATGCCGGCAACCCGCAGGGACGTGATATGGGAGAGACCGGCGAGCGTGGGTGTCGTCTCGTGACGGTCGGTGCTGATGGTGCCGTCGAGGTTGAAGATGTCAGGACCTGCGGGCATCTCTGGAAAGAGATCGAGATTGATGTCAGCGGTTCTGAAGACCTCGGAATCCTTGAGGAAGAGATCCGAAGGAATCTTGCTATGGTTTCCGAAGAAGAGGGAGTTTCTGTCGTTGGCCGGCTTATCCTCGCCGGTGCGACGACACTTCACCGTGAACTCGTAGCGAAGGGGGGGATCGCTGCACTCGAAGATAGACTCATTGAAGATCCACCGGCCGGCCGATACCCATTCTATCCTGAACGGATCGTATGCCGGACGGTCCCTGTCATCGACCGTGATGCGGCCCTTGCCCGCGACGACATCCTCGGAGAGATCTGCAGACAGAGCGATCTGGCGATATCCAGCGAGGACGGGCGAAGCCGCCTGAGAGAAGAGATATCCTCTCTTTATCAGTCATATGCCCAGGTATACACAAGTGGGCTGGATGACGAGGAGTTCGATGCCATCATCCGTGAAGCTGAGGGTCTGCTTCTCTCCCAACTCTCTGAAGGAGGGGAAGAATGA
- a CDS encoding HIT family protein — MGDMTCPFCNPPVEEIVLANDLCYARYDKFPVNPGHLLLIPFRHVAGFFEATDEEQAALLALVREAKDLLDERFHPDGYNIGVNVGTAAGQTVMHLHVHVIPRYAGDMEDPRGGVRGVIPERREY, encoded by the coding sequence ATGGGCGATATGACCTGCCCGTTCTGTAATCCTCCCGTCGAGGAGATCGTGCTCGCAAACGATCTCTGCTACGCCCGCTACGACAAATTTCCGGTGAACCCCGGCCACCTGCTGCTCATCCCCTTCCGGCACGTCGCCGGCTTCTTCGAGGCGACGGACGAGGAGCAGGCCGCCCTCCTCGCCCTCGTCCGGGAGGCAAAAGACCTCCTCGATGAACGTTTTCATCCCGACGGCTATAACATCGGTGTGAACGTGGGCACGGCCGCAGGGCAGACGGTGATGCACCTGCACGTGCACGTGATCCCGCGGTACGCCGGAGATATGGAGGATCCCCGGGGCGGGGTGCGGGGCGTGATCCCGGAGAGGAGGGAGTATTGA